The Chryseobacterium geocarposphaerae genome has a window encoding:
- the menD gene encoding 2-succinyl-5-enolpyruvyl-6-hydroxy-3-cyclohexene-1-carboxylic-acid synthase: protein MKKYSSKRSIQILAHLLQQYGISDVVISPGSRNAPLAIHFSEMDNFHCYSIVDERSAAFVGMGMAKSEKKPVAITCTSGSAAANYYPAITEAFYQNIPLLILTADRPTDFVDLFDGQTIRQNNIFHQHSYGDFQLLEDSKENAEDQNFETIKKAIELCFEKQGPVHINIPLEEPLYELVSELPTFPTVEKTIKHKEYEIPSNLIADWNTSQRIMLLIGTRDYSPELENQLTQLVKNHSVVVLSEANSNLHHEKFFKHIDRYIFNFTEQDYKTYAPDLLITVGQNVVSKKVKQFLRNAHPKQHWHLDEVWQPDTYFSLTEKIEVKPEVFFAKLLKFVSLEPKPYYNLWDVLRDKKDAKHELFLNKIDFSDFYFFNKASQTIPENYNIHFSNSSAIRYAQLFDFGKNRIYCNRGTSGIDGSTSTAMGFAIKNANPTLLITGDLSFFYDINGLWNQYIPPFVRVIIFNNGEGNIFKIIPGPGNANPNTLDEFIATKHHKNAEHLAKHFGFSYIRVEDELTLDRVMENFFKADTQPKILEVNTYGKNSADVLKAYFEFMKEE, encoded by the coding sequence ATGAAAAAATATTCTTCTAAAAGAAGTATTCAGATACTCGCACACCTTCTTCAACAATATGGAATTTCAGACGTAGTTATCTCTCCGGGATCAAGAAATGCTCCTTTGGCGATTCATTTTTCAGAAATGGATAATTTCCATTGTTACAGTATTGTAGATGAAAGAAGTGCTGCTTTTGTAGGAATGGGAATGGCAAAGAGTGAGAAAAAGCCGGTTGCTATTACCTGTACAAGCGGATCTGCTGCGGCCAATTATTATCCGGCCATTACAGAAGCATTTTATCAGAATATTCCTCTGTTGATTTTAACGGCAGACAGACCTACGGATTTTGTAGATCTTTTTGACGGACAGACCATAAGACAGAACAATATTTTTCATCAGCATTCATATGGCGATTTTCAGCTTTTGGAGGACAGCAAGGAAAACGCAGAAGACCAGAATTTTGAAACCATTAAAAAGGCAATTGAGCTTTGTTTTGAAAAACAAGGTCCGGTTCACATTAATATTCCTTTGGAAGAACCATTATATGAATTGGTTTCTGAGCTTCCTACTTTTCCTACAGTGGAAAAAACAATTAAGCATAAAGAATATGAGATTCCATCCAATTTGATTGCAGACTGGAATACTTCTCAACGGATTATGCTTTTGATAGGGACAAGAGATTACAGCCCTGAATTGGAAAATCAGCTGACGCAATTGGTCAAAAATCATTCTGTAGTGGTATTGAGTGAGGCCAATTCTAATCTGCATCACGAAAAATTCTTTAAACATATAGACCGTTATATTTTTAATTTCACGGAGCAAGATTATAAAACCTATGCTCCGGATTTGTTGATTACAGTAGGTCAGAATGTGGTATCAAAAAAAGTAAAGCAATTTTTAAGAAACGCACATCCGAAGCAGCATTGGCATCTGGATGAGGTTTGGCAGCCGGATACTTATTTTTCTTTAACTGAAAAAATTGAAGTAAAGCCTGAAGTTTTCTTTGCTAAACTCTTGAAATTTGTCAGCCTTGAGCCTAAACCTTATTACAATCTTTGGGATGTTTTAAGAGATAAAAAGGATGCTAAACATGAGTTGTTTCTGAATAAGATCGATTTTTCGGATTTCTATTTCTTTAATAAAGCTTCTCAAACGATTCCGGAGAATTATAATATCCATTTCAGTAACAGTTCGGCAATAAGATATGCACAGCTGTTTGATTTTGGGAAAAATAGAATTTACTGTAACAGAGGAACCAGTGGAATTGATGGCTCTACTTCTACAGCAATGGGTTTTGCTATTAAAAATGCGAATCCGACTTTGCTGATTACGGGAGATTTGAGCTTCTTCTATGACATCAACGGACTTTGGAATCAATATATTCCTCCATTTGTAAGGGTGATTATTTTTAATAACGGTGAAGGAAATATCTTTAAAATCATTCCGGGGCCTGGAAATGCTAATCCCAATACGTTAGATGAATTTATTGCTACAAAACACCATAAAAATGCAGAGCATTTAGCCAAGCATTTTGGTTTTTCTTATATCAGAGTTGAAGATGAGCTTACCCTTGACAGAGTAATGGAGAATTTTTTCAAAGCAGATACCCAACCGAAAATTTTGGAAGTCAATACGTACGGAAAAAACAGTGCAGATGTTCTGAAAGCTTATTTTGAATTTATGAAAGAAGAATAA
- a CDS encoding aminodeoxychorismate synthase component I — protein MFSMNHQKFMEMDELSLQKVPYFFIIDFLGENVEVFKESDIKESGLLIDFQNFSNVEKVSELNKKVEWISFPETQESFEKGFNEVQKNIRLGNSYLVNYTRKTKIETNLTLEEIFYHSNAKYKVFYKDFFVFFSPETFVKIIDGKILTYPMKGTIDASLDNAAEILKNDKKEKAEHYTVVDLLRNDLSMVADDVKVDKFQYIDFIKTQQKDLFAMSSEISGFIKPEFNGKVGSIMKTLLPAGSILGAPKPKTLEIILSAEGYTRGYYTGVCGWFDGKSLDSCVMIRFIEKEGNNLYFKSGGGITHMSKLEDEYQEMKNKIYVPIH, from the coding sequence ATGTTTTCAATGAATCATCAAAAATTTATGGAAATGGACGAACTTTCTCTTCAGAAGGTTCCTTATTTCTTCATCATCGATTTTCTTGGCGAGAATGTGGAGGTATTTAAAGAAAGTGACATTAAAGAATCAGGTTTACTTATTGATTTTCAAAACTTTTCAAACGTAGAAAAGGTCTCAGAGCTCAATAAAAAAGTGGAATGGATCTCTTTTCCGGAAACTCAGGAAAGCTTTGAAAAAGGATTTAATGAAGTTCAGAAAAATATTCGTTTAGGGAACTCGTATCTTGTTAATTATACCCGAAAAACCAAAATTGAAACGAATTTAACACTTGAAGAAATTTTTTATCATTCAAATGCCAAATACAAGGTTTTTTATAAAGATTTTTTTGTATTTTTTTCTCCTGAAACTTTTGTGAAGATTATTGATGGGAAAATCCTGACTTATCCTATGAAAGGAACAATTGATGCTTCTTTGGATAATGCCGCTGAAATTTTAAAGAACGATAAAAAAGAAAAAGCTGAGCATTACACCGTAGTGGATTTACTAAGAAATGATCTGAGCATGGTAGCTGATGATGTGAAAGTAGATAAGTTTCAATACATTGATTTTATAAAAACACAACAAAAAGATTTATTTGCCATGAGCTCTGAAATTTCAGGATTTATAAAGCCTGAGTTTAATGGAAAGGTAGGCAGTATTATGAAAACACTCCTTCCCGCCGGCTCTATATTAGGCGCTCCCAAACCCAAAACTTTAGAAATCATCCTTAGCGCGGAAGGATATACAAGAGGATATTACACAGGAGTTTGCGGCTGGTTTGATGGAAAAAGCCTTGACAGCTGTGTAATGATACGCTTTATTGAAAAAGAAGGTAATAATCTTTATTTCAAAAGCGGAGGCGGAATAACGCACATGAGTAAATTAGAAGACGAATATCAGGAAATGAAAAACAAAATATATGTCCCAATTCATTGA
- a CDS encoding aminotransferase class IV codes for MSQFIESIKVEDQEIFLLEFHQKRINHTFSHFGKEGSIDLKKIYNHLEHDEDGLFKLRLVYDLDKKVRTQMIPYAIPEIADFQLVENNSYDYSFKFEDRKELDKMKMKAKAEEIIIVKNNHITDTSFSNLLFLKGKDWFTPSTYLLNGVQRQNLLKHKKIKETEITLQNIKQFSHFQLINALNDFDDMFVYPIDRIINLPDNEEYLDI; via the coding sequence ATGTCCCAATTCATTGAGAGCATTAAAGTAGAAGATCAGGAAATTTTTCTTCTGGAATTTCATCAAAAGCGCATCAATCATACTTTTTCACATTTTGGAAAAGAAGGCTCTATTGATCTGAAAAAAATATATAACCATCTTGAACATGATGAGGATGGCCTTTTCAAGCTTAGACTCGTGTATGATCTTGATAAAAAAGTGCGTACCCAGATGATTCCTTATGCTATTCCCGAAATAGCCGATTTTCAATTGGTAGAAAACAACAGCTACGATTATTCTTTCAAGTTTGAGGACAGAAAAGAGCTCGACAAGATGAAAATGAAAGCTAAAGCCGAAGAGATTATTATTGTAAAAAACAACCATATTACAGATACCTCTTTCTCTAATCTTCTTTTTTTGAAAGGAAAAGACTGGTTTACTCCTTCTACATACCTCCTGAACGGAGTACAAAGACAAAATTTACTGAAACATAAAAAAATAAAAGAGACAGAGATCACTCTGCAAAATATTAAACAATTCTCACATTTTCAGCTGATTAATGCACTGAATGATTTTGATGATATGTTTGTCTATCCTATCGACAGAATTATCAATCTTCCCGATAATGAAGAATATCTGGATATTTAA